One segment of Allorhodopirellula heiligendammensis DNA contains the following:
- a CDS encoding ankyrin repeat domain-containing protein, with the protein MGGFSASYLVRSSDAEAVAGELKRLMADEGWQPSTTPLADEDTWGVGGLRRGIIVCQPCGGWVAVIDSAAMVSDSPAALSRALDTSAFNFHVHDSDFWTYAFFRSGLTIDQFTSMDESEYFGSVLGEIDDEADGYPHEPTVSLKDRWKLLKDCLRGETTRAELEDVLKPVDLSSLENFSLVTGEAGLAAFLSLLGCDSSLAQLSYRYWLEDPAAQTLTQHCHLLYEHPDASGDQHHAMDDNEPTVDLRGAALHSAAASNDIETIEQLIANGVDINGIPRGFTVTALAMAASYASPATIRTLVSLGADLQQTGRDGASPLRLAVQSGNAENVVALIEIGADPHEFDPINGSLLHQAVIVQSAAVVSSLLRHGVDASLKNGEGLTPLEHVRIRRTAIEQALSKMSGHDTGMLHETDVLRDCLDAFVDIERRLDSH; encoded by the coding sequence ATGGGTGGGTTTTCAGCAAGTTATTTGGTCCGCAGTTCCGATGCGGAGGCTGTCGCCGGCGAACTCAAGCGTCTAATGGCGGACGAGGGGTGGCAGCCGAGTACGACGCCACTCGCTGACGAGGACACGTGGGGAGTCGGCGGTTTGCGTCGCGGAATCATTGTTTGCCAGCCCTGTGGCGGTTGGGTGGCGGTAATCGATTCAGCGGCGATGGTCAGCGATTCCCCTGCCGCGCTGTCGCGAGCTCTCGACACCAGCGCCTTCAATTTTCATGTCCACGATAGCGATTTCTGGACCTATGCATTTTTTCGATCTGGCCTGACGATCGATCAGTTCACGAGCATGGACGAAAGTGAGTATTTTGGCAGCGTTCTCGGCGAGATTGATGATGAGGCCGATGGATATCCTCATGAACCTACGGTGAGCCTTAAGGATCGTTGGAAGCTGCTCAAAGATTGCCTCCGCGGCGAGACGACGCGCGCGGAGTTGGAAGACGTCCTGAAACCAGTCGATCTGTCGTCGCTTGAAAACTTCTCGCTCGTAACGGGCGAAGCGGGATTAGCCGCATTTCTCTCCCTGTTGGGATGTGATTCATCGCTGGCGCAACTGAGCTACCGCTACTGGCTGGAGGATCCAGCAGCGCAAACTTTGACACAGCACTGTCACCTGCTTTATGAGCATCCAGACGCGTCAGGTGACCAACATCACGCCATGGATGACAATGAGCCAACAGTCGATCTTCGGGGAGCCGCCCTGCATTCGGCCGCAGCTAGCAATGATATTGAGACCATCGAGCAATTGATCGCCAACGGAGTTGATATCAACGGCATCCCTCGAGGATTCACCGTCACCGCCCTCGCGATGGCCGCGAGTTACGCAAGTCCCGCAACGATCCGCACGCTCGTCTCGCTAGGAGCCGATTTGCAGCAGACGGGCCGCGACGGAGCGTCACCGCTGCGGCTTGCGGTGCAATCGGGCAACGCCGAGAACGTGGTGGCATTGATTGAAATCGGCGCTGATCCACACGAATTCGATCCGATCAACGGATCGCTTTTGCACCAAGCCGTCATCGTTCAATCAGCGGCGGTCGTCTCGAGTTTACTTCGACACGGCGTCGATGCCTCGTTAAAGAATGGAGAAGGGCTCACGCCCCTCGAGCACGTCAGAATTCGACGAACAGCCATCGAGCAAGCCCTTTCCAAGATGAGTGGCCACGACACGGGGATGCTCCATGAAACGGATGTGCTCCGAGATTGCCTCGACGCATTTGTCGACATCGAACGGCGATTGGATTCCCACTAA
- a CDS encoding DUF1559 domain-containing protein produces MRITSVSGHPHSTRRGFTLVELLVVIAIIGVLVGLLLPAVQSAREAARRMSCQNNMKQIGLAVHNYHSTFNRFPNVDANGSLSGGSIFTSVLPMIEQGSAFEKYDFSLSNSDPKNVAVTGQQIPFFLCPSSPMRREVPSCSSDSGRAPGNYAASIGSKDYNQYWSYYGTPRPQLNGAIVYSDTVDKQTGFRDFLDGSSNTLMIGETAYNLPDYKFSSGDCAGSSRFSFTYWGNPYPGSTGITTQFAFNPKDVANDGIYDSNWVRSFRSDHVGGLQFLYADGSVHFLTDSLDATIIDSLATRNGSEVIDAF; encoded by the coding sequence ATGAGAATTACAAGTGTGTCTGGTCATCCGCATTCCACTCGACGTGGTTTTACATTGGTTGAGTTGTTGGTGGTCATAGCGATCATCGGCGTATTGGTCGGCCTGCTTTTGCCCGCAGTCCAGTCCGCTCGGGAAGCGGCGCGGCGCATGTCATGTCAAAACAACATGAAGCAGATTGGATTGGCGGTCCACAACTACCACAGCACGTTTAACCGGTTTCCCAACGTCGATGCCAATGGTTCGCTCAGCGGCGGCAGCATCTTCACCTCGGTGTTGCCGATGATCGAACAGGGATCCGCATTCGAGAAATACGATTTCTCCCTGAGCAATTCGGATCCCAAAAACGTGGCCGTGACGGGGCAACAGATACCGTTCTTTCTTTGTCCCTCGTCGCCGATGCGGCGGGAGGTGCCATCGTGCAGTTCCGACTCGGGACGCGCACCGGGCAACTACGCGGCGTCGATCGGATCCAAAGATTACAACCAATACTGGTCCTACTACGGGACACCGCGACCGCAACTCAACGGTGCGATTGTCTATAGCGACACCGTCGACAAGCAGACTGGGTTTCGAGACTTTTTAGATGGATCGTCCAACACACTGATGATCGGCGAAACAGCATACAACCTGCCCGACTATAAGTTCAGCAGCGGCGACTGCGCCGGTTCATCGCGGTTCTCGTTCACCTACTGGGGAAACCCCTATCCTGGTTCAACTGGCATCACAACCCAGTTCGCGTTCAATCCAAAAGACGTGGCCAACGATGGCATCTACGATAGCAACTGGGTTCGCTCGTTCCGCAGCGATCACGTCGGCGGACTGCAATTTCTCTACGCTGATGGATCTGTTCACTTTTTGACCGATAGCTTGGACGCAACCATCATTGATTCACTCGCAACCCGCAATGGCAGTGAGGTTATCGATGCGTTCTAA
- a CDS encoding outer membrane protein assembly factor BamB family protein, producing the protein MPRTRHFALMPTVLAAGFGAVTAFAVLANGPVLADTSVWPEFQNGGQPQPDKLDLPLHWTPEANIAWTASIPGYGQSAPIVAHDQIVVTSTSGENKDSYHVCSYEIESGKPKWQIDLANPSPFKNSSMVSRAAPTAVATQQGFIAFFEGGILVSVSATGERQWEKNLVDQFGEIEARHGLAASLTQDAERIFVWVERSEDPYLVAMDKQSGDLVWKVAGLGTTSWASPRLISVDHKPHLVCSGSGKIVGLNPTTGERLWEFTDIANNSSCTPMPVGENLFLIGASDGRGETSGGSGAASNGLVEVTKQADGSFQAAFKWQAKKATSTFGSPVVAGNTAAIVNRTGVLYRIDLESGDQVSMDRVSAGGIWATPIVNGDVIYVFGHKGTTSVISLTNGDEVAKNRCWAEAGDEAPANGNETTSAKVLYAAAAASPYLIIRSGDELFAIKN; encoded by the coding sequence ATGCCGCGCACTCGTCATTTCGCTTTGATGCCAACGGTACTTGCCGCCGGTTTCGGTGCTGTCACTGCGTTCGCTGTTCTCGCTAACGGGCCGGTTTTAGCCGACACATCGGTTTGGCCAGAGTTCCAAAACGGTGGCCAACCTCAGCCAGATAAGTTAGATCTACCGCTCCACTGGACGCCGGAAGCCAACATCGCGTGGACTGCCAGCATTCCGGGGTACGGGCAATCAGCACCGATCGTCGCCCATGATCAAATTGTGGTCACATCCACCAGTGGCGAGAACAAAGACAGCTATCACGTATGCTCCTACGAAATTGAATCGGGCAAACCGAAGTGGCAGATCGATCTCGCGAATCCGTCTCCCTTTAAGAATTCGTCGATGGTCAGCCGCGCTGCACCGACTGCGGTGGCAACGCAGCAAGGCTTCATCGCGTTTTTTGAGGGTGGAATATTGGTCTCAGTCTCAGCCACAGGCGAGCGGCAGTGGGAGAAAAACCTAGTTGATCAGTTCGGTGAGATTGAAGCTCGTCACGGATTGGCAGCGTCTTTAACCCAAGATGCTGAACGCATCTTCGTTTGGGTTGAGCGTAGTGAGGATCCCTATCTGGTGGCGATGGACAAACAGAGTGGCGATCTCGTCTGGAAAGTCGCCGGTCTGGGAACTACATCCTGGGCCTCACCGCGGTTAATCAGCGTTGACCACAAACCTCATTTGGTATGCAGTGGCAGCGGAAAGATTGTTGGACTCAATCCCACCACTGGCGAACGTTTGTGGGAGTTTACCGATATTGCGAATAACAGCTCATGCACGCCGATGCCCGTAGGCGAAAACCTGTTTTTGATCGGAGCATCCGATGGGCGTGGAGAAACCTCCGGTGGATCAGGCGCGGCGTCCAACGGCTTGGTCGAAGTCACCAAGCAGGCTGATGGAAGCTTTCAAGCGGCATTTAAATGGCAAGCCAAGAAAGCGACATCAACGTTTGGAAGCCCGGTCGTAGCGGGAAACACCGCAGCGATCGTTAATCGTACCGGTGTGCTCTATCGCATCGATTTGGAATCAGGGGATCAGGTGTCCATGGATCGCGTCAGCGCAGGCGGCATCTGGGCCACTCCAATCGTTAACGGCGATGTGATCTATGTTTTCGGCCACAAGGGCACGACGTCTGTGATCTCACTGACCAATGGCGATGAGGTCGCCAAGAACCGATGTTGGGCGGAAGCAGGCGACGAAGCTCCTGCCAACGGTAACGAAACGACCAGCGCCAAAGTTTTGTATGCCGCTGCGGCGGCGTCACCGTACCTGATTATCCGCAGCGGCGACGAATTGTTTGCCATCAAGAATTAA
- a CDS encoding DUF3386 family protein has translation MNKRNTILLLAALSACLVSTNPLRAQDSIADAAASAPAGLYPAGSPAAMMLAGHNSRAVWENFPGFTADLVVITDSASHSTKLRVESDFEYSYQLPADADEPWVDAKLRSVISHRRPDDAPAYDVVFLDHNETSPIGRLIGQRNGSGEFRIQDGVIREVHRKSETSWMEITNVEQFKTTNGQFLPETTSVTFRDPGTGNLKSNGSNRFTWTQVGDFYLPESSFTVQVGVDGEREIRELHFSNHKLLPAE, from the coding sequence ATGAACAAACGAAACACAATCCTGCTGCTCGCTGCCCTTTCAGCGTGTTTAGTGTCCACGAATCCACTGAGGGCGCAGGACTCTATTGCCGATGCTGCGGCTTCAGCTCCCGCCGGTCTCTACCCCGCTGGAAGCCCTGCGGCCATGATGCTTGCCGGACACAACTCACGTGCTGTGTGGGAGAACTTCCCCGGCTTCACCGCCGATCTTGTGGTGATCACTGACAGCGCATCGCATTCAACGAAGCTGAGGGTGGAGAGCGACTTTGAGTACAGCTACCAACTGCCCGCTGATGCCGACGAGCCTTGGGTGGATGCGAAACTGCGGTCTGTGATTTCGCATCGTCGCCCGGATGACGCCCCCGCCTATGACGTGGTGTTTCTGGATCACAATGAGACGAGTCCGATCGGGCGTTTGATCGGTCAGCGAAACGGATCGGGTGAGTTTCGAATTCAGGACGGTGTGATTCGGGAGGTTCATCGAAAATCAGAGACTTCCTGGATGGAGATCACGAACGTCGAACAGTTTAAAACCACCAACGGCCAGTTCTTACCTGAAACGACCTCGGTAACTTTCCGAGATCCTGGCACGGGCAACTTGAAGTCCAATGGCAGCAACCGCTTCACATGGACGCAAGTCGGTGATTTCTACCTGCCCGAAAGCTCTTTTACAGTTCAGGTCGGTGTGGATGGGGAAAGAGAAATTCGAGAGCTTCATTTCAGCAACCACAAACTGTTGCCAGCGGAATAG
- a CDS encoding VWA domain-containing protein — MIPLEWTRPWFLLALIPILVVILVYFRRSLSDFPPRQRMISLFVRVVIATLLVAALAGLTLLRDTQEQFVILLTDDSLSIDDDAQQQLDEFVRQAVASKGGNELAMLSFASSAGPIHSLSDEASIPPPRAVGKISEDDIGNEDAANADEEKQRRDGTNVAAAIEAAAGYIPPGYVPQIVLVTDGNQTAGDAVGAASQSRVPITTIALPSMSEPEIQVAAVDVPAEVREGEPFNVGVVVQSNHDDEGLVEVYRGDHKVISETKQFAKGENRFQFQQSIERDRLAAFTVRVSGVKEDTLLDNNSDIGLVYSAGKPRVLIIESDPNLIRELAYALEDEGIMVDVRPPQGMPESLADLQNYECLMLSNVPATALSQTQMQIARTWVQELGGGLIMLGGEQSFGLGGYYKSALEDVLPVRSDFEKEKEKPSLAMVLVIDKSGSMQGDPIEMAKSAARAAVELLGRRDKVAVLAFDGETFVISDMQPASSSLKISDEIARIEAGGGTSMYPAMEMSFSMLQAVSAKLKHVILLTDGVSTPGDFEGMAQQMASLKMTVSTVAAGSGADTELLEQIARTGKGRYYFTDDPAQVPQIFAKETVTASKSAIDEQPFLPVVIRATHALADLDMESAPFLLGYVMTRPKPTSEVILATEKGDPLLAWWRYGLGMTAAFTSDAKSRWAAEWMTWPGYGKFWTQVIRQVMRKSDTRGIEVHTVREADRIHVDIDAANEVGQFLNDAEVELTVIDPNLKRQLMTVAQSAPGRYTGDFELPAPGSYHMEINVQQNGQTVYRQSRGVMRGYSDELRIRPTDETLLKQIAEVSGGRYNPVAAELFRTTDAIANRPTPLWPWLLTAAAFLLILDVALRRIDFEMHWSRWFGFSPATLAE, encoded by the coding sequence ATGATTCCGTTGGAATGGACACGACCGTGGTTCCTACTCGCCCTGATTCCGATCTTGGTCGTGATCTTGGTCTATTTCCGCCGTTCTCTATCGGACTTCCCGCCACGCCAGCGGATGATTTCGCTCTTCGTCCGCGTGGTGATCGCGACATTGTTAGTTGCCGCACTGGCGGGTTTGACGCTATTGCGAGACACCCAAGAACAGTTTGTCATTCTGCTGACAGACGATAGCCTGAGCATTGATGACGACGCCCAACAGCAGCTTGATGAATTTGTCCGGCAGGCGGTCGCGAGTAAGGGTGGCAATGAACTTGCCATGCTTTCATTTGCGTCGTCGGCCGGCCCCATTCACTCACTCAGCGATGAGGCATCAATCCCTCCACCGCGAGCAGTTGGCAAAATTTCCGAGGACGACATCGGAAATGAGGATGCCGCGAATGCGGACGAGGAGAAGCAGCGACGCGACGGCACGAACGTGGCGGCTGCGATCGAAGCAGCGGCCGGCTACATTCCCCCTGGCTATGTTCCTCAGATTGTGCTGGTAACCGACGGGAATCAAACGGCGGGGGATGCTGTCGGAGCCGCCTCACAGAGTCGGGTTCCGATCACGACCATCGCACTCCCGTCGATGAGTGAACCAGAGATTCAAGTTGCGGCTGTCGATGTGCCAGCAGAAGTTCGGGAGGGCGAGCCGTTCAACGTCGGTGTGGTGGTCCAGTCCAATCATGACGACGAAGGACTCGTTGAAGTCTACCGCGGCGACCACAAGGTGATCAGCGAAACAAAACAGTTCGCGAAGGGCGAGAATCGATTTCAGTTTCAACAATCGATCGAACGAGACCGCTTAGCCGCATTCACGGTCCGTGTATCGGGAGTCAAGGAAGACACCTTGCTGGACAATAACTCTGATATTGGCCTGGTTTATTCAGCGGGCAAGCCACGCGTGCTGATTATTGAAAGCGATCCCAACCTGATTCGCGAACTTGCCTATGCGCTGGAAGATGAAGGCATCATGGTCGACGTCCGCCCTCCTCAGGGAATGCCGGAATCATTGGCTGATCTGCAAAACTACGAATGCTTGATGTTATCCAATGTTCCTGCGACGGCATTGTCGCAGACGCAGATGCAGATCGCCCGGACCTGGGTTCAGGAATTGGGTGGTGGGTTGATCATGCTCGGAGGTGAGCAATCGTTTGGGTTGGGCGGCTACTACAAAAGCGCCCTCGAGGATGTCTTGCCAGTCCGCAGCGACTTTGAAAAGGAAAAAGAGAAACCTTCGCTCGCGATGGTATTGGTGATCGATAAATCGGGATCGATGCAAGGCGATCCCATCGAGATGGCAAAGTCCGCTGCCCGCGCCGCAGTCGAGCTGTTAGGTCGTCGAGATAAGGTCGCTGTACTTGCGTTCGATGGAGAAACGTTTGTGATCAGCGATATGCAGCCGGCGAGCAGCTCACTCAAGATTAGTGACGAAATCGCGAGGATCGAAGCGGGCGGCGGAACAAGCATGTATCCCGCGATGGAAATGTCCTTCAGTATGTTGCAAGCGGTATCAGCCAAACTGAAGCACGTGATCCTGCTGACCGATGGTGTCTCTACTCCAGGCGACTTTGAAGGGATGGCCCAGCAGATGGCGTCGTTGAAAATGACCGTGTCGACCGTCGCAGCAGGTAGCGGGGCCGATACGGAGCTGCTCGAGCAGATCGCCCGTACTGGTAAGGGACGCTACTACTTCACCGACGATCCAGCCCAAGTGCCACAGATCTTTGCGAAGGAAACCGTCACGGCAAGTAAATCGGCGATCGACGAGCAACCGTTTCTCCCCGTCGTCATCCGTGCTACCCACGCACTCGCCGATCTGGATATGGAATCTGCTCCGTTTCTGCTGGGATACGTGATGACGCGACCCAAGCCGACGAGCGAAGTGATTTTGGCGACCGAGAAAGGAGACCCGCTCTTAGCGTGGTGGCGATACGGCTTGGGAATGACGGCAGCATTCACGTCCGATGCAAAATCTCGTTGGGCGGCCGAATGGATGACATGGCCGGGATATGGCAAATTTTGGACTCAGGTGATCCGACAGGTCATGCGTAAGAGCGATACCCGCGGGATCGAAGTTCACACCGTCCGTGAGGCTGACCGCATTCATGTCGACATCGATGCGGCAAACGAAGTCGGCCAGTTTCTTAATGACGCTGAAGTCGAACTGACGGTGATCGATCCTAATTTGAAACGGCAGCTGATGACGGTCGCGCAATCCGCGCCAGGTCGCTATACAGGCGATTTTGAGTTGCCTGCACCGGGATCCTATCACATGGAAATCAATGTCCAACAAAACGGGCAAACGGTGTACCGGCAATCTCGCGGCGTGATGCGTGGTTACAGCGACGAACTGCGCATCCGCCCGACCGACGAGACACTGCTGAAACAGATCGCCGAAGTCTCTGGCGGTCGGTACAACCCCGTCGCTGCTGAGCTGTTCCGCACCACCGACGCCATCGCTAACCGCCCTACTCCGTTGTGGCCATGGCTGCTTACCGCTGCCGCATTCCTACTGATCCTCGATGTCGCTCTGCGTCGTATCGACTTTGAAATGCATTGGAGTCGCTGGTTTGGATTCTCTCCCGCTACCCTGGCGGAATAA
- a CDS encoding VWA domain-containing protein: MSFAAPIALTLAALAVPIIGLYILKVRLRRIPVSTNMFWRQVYDEKPPRSLWQNLRHWLSLLAQLLLLALLVLAVADPYLAWQAARARRMVIVIDTSASMQATDVEPTRFDLAIDEAHRVVDGVRDHDQVAIVSAGSVPKVVTGMANHAPTLRRALDSIRPTDAPSSIDSAVILGRQLIGDHPHGVVVVISDGTQEVPADVDQRFVGTPARNLGITQLQTRRSFVDPVGYEVLVEVKNASDEPARGRLELELDGVPIDVLPFDLEPDQSWARTIEKTSLEGGELTATLTQLAQPDYLSTDDIAWAIVPPRELQKVLIVSPGNLFLQKVFEANPLVRVTIADEIPATWPDDTIVVLHRLVPEQMPANDFLMIDPESSSDLWDVGGLIANPIVTEQDETSPLMTYIRLDNVLVPEARQLQFKGDVHALAATVSDDPIYVSLDRDGGKALVLSVNLEQSDLAFRTAFPILITNSLAWFADQSGELEPAIASGEMASVKFSTDDKRTLVSPSGERSPVSGDLVGPLAEVGIWSVQGNITEKKVAVNLANAVESDLRPAAATQADRPSSTAAFWFTRPIWFYCACLALFLLVVEWFLYQRRLIG, encoded by the coding sequence ATGTCGTTTGCCGCACCGATTGCCTTGACATTGGCAGCTTTGGCAGTGCCGATCATTGGGCTGTATATTTTGAAGGTCCGACTGCGTCGGATTCCAGTTTCGACCAATATGTTTTGGCGACAGGTCTACGACGAGAAGCCGCCACGATCGTTGTGGCAAAATCTACGGCACTGGCTGTCGTTGTTGGCCCAGTTGCTGTTGCTCGCATTACTCGTGCTCGCCGTCGCCGACCCTTATCTGGCTTGGCAAGCAGCCCGGGCGCGGCGGATGGTGATCGTCATCGATACTTCCGCCAGTATGCAGGCGACCGATGTGGAACCCACACGTTTCGATCTGGCGATCGACGAGGCGCACCGCGTTGTCGATGGCGTCCGCGATCACGATCAGGTCGCGATTGTCTCGGCCGGGAGCGTGCCAAAGGTCGTCACAGGGATGGCCAATCACGCTCCCACGCTGCGGCGCGCTCTCGATTCGATTCGTCCCACCGATGCGCCGTCGTCAATTGATTCTGCGGTCATACTGGGGCGACAACTCATCGGCGATCATCCTCACGGGGTGGTTGTCGTGATCAGCGACGGTACGCAGGAGGTACCGGCTGATGTCGATCAACGCTTCGTCGGCACGCCGGCAAGGAACCTCGGCATCACGCAGTTACAGACCCGCCGCAGTTTTGTCGATCCGGTTGGCTATGAAGTACTCGTCGAGGTGAAGAACGCGTCCGACGAGCCAGCCCGTGGACGATTGGAGCTGGAGCTCGACGGCGTCCCGATTGACGTGTTGCCCTTCGATCTCGAGCCAGACCAGTCTTGGGCACGCACCATTGAGAAGACGTCGCTCGAAGGCGGTGAGCTCACGGCGACGTTGACACAATTGGCACAGCCCGACTACCTATCGACCGACGACATAGCGTGGGCGATCGTGCCGCCGCGCGAGTTACAGAAAGTGCTGATTGTCTCACCCGGGAACCTATTTTTGCAAAAGGTCTTCGAAGCGAACCCTTTGGTGCGCGTGACCATCGCTGACGAGATCCCCGCTACCTGGCCTGATGACACGATCGTCGTGCTGCACAGACTCGTTCCCGAACAGATGCCGGCGAATGATTTCCTGATGATTGATCCGGAATCGAGCAGCGATTTGTGGGATGTGGGCGGACTCATTGCCAACCCCATCGTGACTGAGCAGGATGAAACATCGCCGCTGATGACTTACATTCGGCTGGATAATGTGCTCGTACCGGAAGCTCGCCAGCTTCAATTCAAGGGGGATGTCCACGCACTCGCAGCCACCGTGAGTGACGACCCAATTTACGTCTCGCTCGATCGAGACGGGGGCAAGGCGTTGGTCCTGAGCGTGAATTTGGAACAGAGCGACTTGGCATTCCGCACGGCATTTCCCATCCTAATTACGAACTCGCTCGCATGGTTTGCGGACCAATCCGGTGAGCTGGAGCCGGCGATCGCATCTGGAGAGATGGCATCCGTCAAGTTCAGTACCGATGATAAGCGTACGCTCGTTTCACCGTCGGGAGAACGCTCGCCAGTATCCGGCGATCTAGTCGGACCCTTGGCGGAAGTGGGCATCTGGTCGGTCCAGGGGAATATCACCGAAAAGAAAGTTGCGGTCAATTTGGCGAACGCAGTTGAATCGGATCTGCGGCCCGCTGCCGCTACCCAAGCGGACCGCCCGTCCTCCACCGCGGCGTTTTGGTTTACCCGCCCGATTTGGTTCTACTGCGCATGCCTAGCACTTTTCTTGTTGGTGGTGGAATGGTTTTTGTATCAACGCCGGCTGATCGGATAG
- a CDS encoding DUF58 domain-containing protein, giving the protein MSKRVFRGTLLAQRRTTQMGSGIEFSDHREYTPGDDLRYLDWNIYARHGDLLLKRFQEEQDLHVYLMLDCSPSMAVGNPAKFDLARHLTAALAYIALADLDRIAVLAYADGIVQEFPVTRGKARILTLMRFLESLSTAGHDTNLSRAVQGLVHRGARSGMAVVISDFFDPHGFQPGLDLLRSRRFDAHVLQLHDPKEADPMLLGDAELVDVETDSIRMVTVTEKHLRTYKKLFQTHQQSVREYCANYGLGCTQSPSTIPFDKLVLSMMRTSATGE; this is encoded by the coding sequence ATGTCCAAGCGGGTCTTCCGGGGCACTCTCCTGGCCCAACGCCGGACGACACAGATGGGCTCGGGAATTGAGTTCTCGGATCACCGTGAATACACACCCGGCGATGACCTGCGCTATCTCGACTGGAATATCTACGCCCGTCATGGTGACCTCCTCCTCAAGCGGTTTCAGGAGGAACAGGATCTACACGTTTATCTGATGCTCGATTGTTCGCCCAGTATGGCGGTGGGAAATCCGGCAAAGTTTGATTTGGCACGGCACCTGACGGCGGCGTTGGCCTACATTGCGCTCGCAGATCTCGACCGCATCGCAGTGCTCGCATATGCCGATGGGATTGTGCAAGAGTTCCCAGTGACCCGTGGCAAGGCACGCATTTTGACACTGATGCGGTTTCTAGAGTCGCTTTCGACCGCTGGCCACGACACCAATCTGTCGCGTGCTGTGCAGGGGCTGGTTCATCGCGGCGCCCGGTCCGGCATGGCGGTCGTGATCAGCGACTTCTTTGACCCCCATGGGTTTCAACCCGGACTGGACCTGCTGCGATCGCGGCGTTTTGATGCACACGTGTTGCAATTGCATGATCCCAAAGAGGCCGACCCGATGCTGCTCGGTGATGCAGAATTAGTTGACGTTGAAACTGATTCCATTCGCATGGTCACCGTTACTGAGAAACACCTCCGCACCTATAAAAAGCTGTTTCAGACGCACCAGCAATCGGTACGTGAGTACTGTGCGAACTATGGATTGGGGTGCACGCAGTCACCGTCAACAATCCCGTTTGATAAACTGGTGTTGAGCATGATGCGCACTTCGGCGACGGGAGAATAA